From the genome of Kryptolebias marmoratus isolate JLee-2015 linkage group LG19, ASM164957v2, whole genome shotgun sequence, one region includes:
- the LOC108231809 gene encoding uncharacterized protein LOC108231809 isoform X1, translating into MPGSCVLLTCDVVIGQCSSLETFIHQVYVTLAVEQLIRHDGCLGFFRGVATCHAEWCSQWLPHKESGYNVDFSSGSAGVPPSGFAQAGSGSSAAYPVFQSAPYEQPEYIQPSAQMRQAPDFYSYDAYTAPEYSQYDGSSPSGSTQSRPPVPPLQATWAVKPPGPFFHEAASPDDSKFASSPQPPGLHYVSPPVPFLPVFQPGDFSFEEKTYEHGNYDTESEEQTPPSQYLPVPVPALNRLPISSPLALRALLDRYRLGYPFVDYMLMTRPHPPGTYTLSTDSFEHGKNQWHNSIGAPDGPSKPLDPFRDPRSIKYLRRPVRRSVEKPFYGIEVIV; encoded by the exons ATGCCTGGCAGCTGTGTGTTGTTAACTTGTGATGTGGTGATTGGTCAGTGCAGCTCACTTGAAACATTTATCCACCAGGTTTATGTGACACTGGCAGTAGAACAGCTCATCCGACATGATGGCTGTCTTGGTTTCTTCAGG GGTGTGGCTACTTGTCATGCTGAATGGTGCAGTCAATGGCTACCCCACAAAGAAAG TGGTTACAATGTGGACTTTtcctctggttctgctggagtaCCTCCTAGTGGATTTGCACAAGCAGGCTCTGGTTCGTCAGCTGCATATCCAGTTTTCCAGTCTGCTCCTTATGAACAACCTGAATACATTCAACCTAGTGCTCAGATGAGACAAGCACCTGATTTTTATAGCTATGATGCGTACACGGCACCTGAATATTCACAATATGATGGCAGCTCTCCGTCAGGCTCAACACAGTCAAGACCTCCAGTTCCCCCATTACAAG ctACCTGGGCAGTAAAACCACCAGGCCCTTTCTTTCATGAAGCTGCATCTCCTGATGACTCAAAGTTTGCCTCCAGTCCTCAACCACCTGGTCTTCATTATGTGAGCCCACcagtcccatttcttcctgtaTTTCAGCCTGGTGACTTCTCCTTTGAGGAAAAAACCTACGAACATGGGAACTATGACACTGAATCTGAAGAGCAAACCCCTCCTTCCCAGTACCTCCCAGTTCCTGTTCCAGCTCTGAACAGGCTTCCTATCAGCAGCCCACTGGCACTGCGTGCACTTTTGGATAGATATCGGCTCGGTTACCCTTTTGTGGATTATATGTTGATGACCAGGCCTCATCCCCCAGGCACATACACCCTTTCCACTGATAGTTTTGAACATGGGAAGAACCAGTGGCACAACTCTATAGGTGCTCCTGATGGCCCCAGTAAGCCGTTGGACCCCTTTCGTGACCCCAGGAGTATAAAGTATCTCAGACGACCAGTACGACGAAGTGTTGAAAAACCCTTCTATGGTATTGAGGTAATTGTATAA
- the LOC108231809 gene encoding uncharacterized protein LOC108231809 isoform X2, translating to MMAVLVSSGVWLLVMLNGAVNGYPTKKALDPYSGYNVDFSSGSAGVPPSGFAQAGSGSSAAYPVFQSAPYEQPEYIQPSAQMRQAPDFYSYDAYTAPEYSQYDGSSPSGSTQSRPPVPPLQATWAVKPPGPFFHEAASPDDSKFASSPQPPGLHYVSPPVPFLPVFQPGDFSFEEKTYEHGNYDTESEEQTPPSQYLPVPVPALNRLPISSPLALRALLDRYRLGYPFVDYMLMTRPHPPGTYTLSTDSFEHGKNQWHNSIGAPDGPSKPLDPFRDPRSIKYLRRPVRRSVEKPFYGIEVIV from the exons ATGATGGCTGTCTTGGTTTCTTCAGG GGTGTGGCTACTTGTCATGCTGAATGGTGCAGTCAATGGCTACCCCACAAAGAAAG CTTTGGATCCTTATAGTGGTTACAATGTGGACTTTtcctctggttctgctggagtaCCTCCTAGTGGATTTGCACAAGCAGGCTCTGGTTCGTCAGCTGCATATCCAGTTTTCCAGTCTGCTCCTTATGAACAACCTGAATACATTCAACCTAGTGCTCAGATGAGACAAGCACCTGATTTTTATAGCTATGATGCGTACACGGCACCTGAATATTCACAATATGATGGCAGCTCTCCGTCAGGCTCAACACAGTCAAGACCTCCAGTTCCCCCATTACAAG ctACCTGGGCAGTAAAACCACCAGGCCCTTTCTTTCATGAAGCTGCATCTCCTGATGACTCAAAGTTTGCCTCCAGTCCTCAACCACCTGGTCTTCATTATGTGAGCCCACcagtcccatttcttcctgtaTTTCAGCCTGGTGACTTCTCCTTTGAGGAAAAAACCTACGAACATGGGAACTATGACACTGAATCTGAAGAGCAAACCCCTCCTTCCCAGTACCTCCCAGTTCCTGTTCCAGCTCTGAACAGGCTTCCTATCAGCAGCCCACTGGCACTGCGTGCACTTTTGGATAGATATCGGCTCGGTTACCCTTTTGTGGATTATATGTTGATGACCAGGCCTCATCCCCCAGGCACATACACCCTTTCCACTGATAGTTTTGAACATGGGAAGAACCAGTGGCACAACTCTATAGGTGCTCCTGATGGCCCCAGTAAGCCGTTGGACCCCTTTCGTGACCCCAGGAGTATAAAGTATCTCAGACGACCAGTACGACGAAGTGTTGAAAAACCCTTCTATGGTATTGAGGTAATTGTATAA